A section of the Mangifera indica cultivar Alphonso chromosome 12, CATAS_Mindica_2.1, whole genome shotgun sequence genome encodes:
- the LOC123192732 gene encoding cytochrome P450 77A4, whose translation MEFADLLIIFSALFFLRLWWRHLSEVRRGAKTQLPPGPPGWPLVGNLIQVILQRRHFIFLIRDLRKKYGPIFTMQMGQRTLVIVTSSQLIHEALIQRGPAFASRPADSPIRLVFSVGKCAINSAEYGPLWRTLRRNFVTELITPTRVKQCSWIRKWAMEYHMKRIKNMAADNGFIEVMSNCRLTICTILICLCFGAKISEERIKLIESILKDVMLMTSPQLPDFLPILTPLFRRQMKEAKQLRKRQLDCLVPLIRNRKDFVQKGENPNSEMVSPVGAAYVDSLFSLELNGRGQLGDEEIVTLCSEVISAGTDTSATTVEWALLHLVLNQEIQEKLYKEIVDCVGKDRLVEEEDLEKMVYLDAVVKETLRRHPPGHFLLSHAAIKDTELGGYTIPAGAYVEFYTAWLTEDPDMWSDPGKFRPERFVDGDGVGVDVTGTRGVKMVPFGAGRRICPAWTLGMLHINLLLARMVHAFKWLPVTGAPPDQTETYAFTVVMKHPLKAVILPR comes from the coding sequence ATGGAGTTTGCAGACCTCCTTATCATCTTTTCAGCCCTTTTCTTTCTTCGTTTGTGGTGGCGACATTTGTCTGAAGTCCGCCGTGGCGCCAAGACCCAGCTGCCACCAGGACCACCGGGCTGGCCCCTTGTCGGAAACTTGATCCAGGTCATCCTCCAACGCCGCCATTTCATCTTTCTAATACGCGATTTACGTAAAAAATATGGTCCAATATTCACCATGCAAATGGGTCAACGAACTCTGGTGATCGTCACTAGCTCTCAGCTTATCCACGAAGCCCTCATCCAAAGGGGACCTGCATTCGCCTCCCGCCCGGCTGATTCTCCCATCAGACTAGTCTTCAGCGTCGGGAAATGCGCCATAAACTCCGCCGAATACGGGCCTCTCTGGAGAACCCTCAGGAGAAACTTTGTCACTGAGTTAATAACCCCAACCAGGGTCAAACAATGCAGCTGGATACGAAAATGGGCGATGGAATACCATATGAAAAGGATCAAGAACATGGCCGCCGATAATGGGTTCATTGAGGTAATGAGTAACTGCAGGCTCACCATTTGCACTATCTTGATCTGTTTGTGTTTCGGTGCAAAGATATCTGAAGAAAGAATCAAGCTTATAGAAAGCATTTTAAAGGACGTAATGCTGATGACATCGCCTCAGCTCCCAGATTTCTTGCCGATTCTCACTCCGTTATTTCGCCGCCAAATGAAGGAAGCAAAACAGCTCCGGAAAAGACAACTGGATTGCTTGGTTCCTCTCATAAGGAACAGAAAAGATTTTGTCCAAAAAGGCGAAAACCCTAATTCGGAGATGGTGAGTCCAGTGGGTGCAGCTTATGTTGATTCGTTGTTCAGTTTGGAACTGAACGGTAGAGGGCAGTTAGGCGACGAAGAGATCGTTACATTGTGCTCGGAAGTGATAAGCGCCGGCACTGATACGAGTGCAACGACCGTTGAATGGGCGTTGCTTCACTTGGTGTTAAACCAAGAGATTCAAGAGAAGTTATATAAGGAAATTGTCGATTGTGTTGGAAAAGATAGAttggttgaagaagaagatcTAGAGAAAATGGTTTATCTTGATGCTGTAGTCAAAGAGACTCTCCGGCGACACCCTCCGGGGCACTTTTTGTTGTCACATGCGGCTATAAAGGACACGGAGCTGGGTGGGTACACCATTCCAGCAGGGGCTTATGTGGAATTTTACACTGCGTGGCTGACTGAGGATCCGGATATGTGGTCGGATCCGGGGAAGTTCCGACCCGAGAGGTTTGTCGACGGGGATGGGGTGGGTGTGGATGTGACTGGGACACGTGGAGTGAAGATGGTGCCATTTGGGGCTGGGAGGAGGATATGTCCAGCGTGGACTTTGGGAATGTTGCATATTAATTTGTTGCTAGCTAGAATGGTTCATGCTTTCAAGTGGTTGCCGGTTACCGGAGCTCCACCCGACCAGACTGAGACCTATGCTTTCACTGTTGTCATGAAGCATCCTCTCAAAGCTGTTATTTTGcctagataa